Proteins encoded together in one Musa acuminata AAA Group cultivar baxijiao chromosome BXJ3-6, Cavendish_Baxijiao_AAA, whole genome shotgun sequence window:
- the LOC103989037 gene encoding linoleate 9S-lipoxygenase 6, with product MFGNIVGGVVGGVVGGVGDVVGGILGGSKGVQVKGTVVLMPKNVLDFNDLAGNVIDGLFDILGQNVTFQLVSATVGDPNNGNRGVVGSPASLQYLGRLPSLAAGESRFSVTFQWEENKGIPGAVIVKNKHATQFFLKTLTLDNFPGKGRIHFVCNSWVYPANKYRYDRIFFANTTYLPGATPAPLNPYREDELRHLRGDDVTSELQEWDRVYGYAVYNDLGTPDNANLVRPILGGSAVYPYPRRGKTNRPMTRKDPNTESRLGTLDTLNVYVPRDERFGHVKMGDFLTYGIKAIVNGLLPVLDAIVNITPFEFDSFEDIMRLYEEGIPVPYVPLFDELRQSIPFEMVKEVLRVQGGQRLLKLPKPQIIKFDKSAWRTDEEFAREMVAGVHPVLIKLLKVFPPVSELDPNRYGNQNSTITAAHIEANLDGLTVDEALSSNRLFILDHHDVFMPYIARINSTAHKAYSTRTLLFLKADSTLKPLAIELSLPHPDGEQYGAVSKVYSAAENGVDGSLWQLAKAYVGVVDVGVHQLVSHWLGTHAILEPFIIATNRHLSVVHPINKLLTPHYRDTMNINALARQSLINADGILEKTSVQGKFSLEYSSWVYKNHWNFVDQALPDDLVKRGVAVRDQNGELSLLIKDYPYAEDGLQIWKAIETWVTEYCAIYYPSDDALRADSELQAWWKEIRDVGHGDKKDEAWWPKMETVFELTQSCTTIIWLASAFHAVINFGQYPYGGYVPNRPTISRRLVPEPGTPEHDLLEKNPDKVFLRTISSQYQTIIGVSLLEILSTHASDEVYLGQRDTSEWTTDRKALEAFQRFGKALKSIEDDINKKNADPSLKNRNGPAKMPFTLLFPSSEVGITGKGIPNSVSI from the exons ATGTTCGGAAACATCGTCGGCGGCGTGGTGGGAGGTGTGGTGGGCGGTGTGGGCGATGTCGTGGGCGGCATCCTCGGGGGGTCGAAGGGTGTGCAGGTGAAGGGCACGGTGGTGCTGATGCCGAAGAATGTCCTCGACTTCAACGACTTGGCCGGCAACGTCATCGACGGATTGTTCGACATCCTCGGTCAGAACGTCACCTTCCAGCTCGTGAGCGCCACCGTCGGCGACCCCA ACAATGGGAACCGGGGGGTCGTCGGGTCGCCGGCCTCCTTGCAGTACCTTGGCCGCCTTCCCTCCCTTGCCGCCGGCGAGAGTAGATTCAGCGTGACGTTCCAGTGGGAGGAGAACAAGGGGATCCCCGGAGCCGTCATCGTCAAGAACAAGCACGCCACCCAGTTCTTCCTCAAGACGCTGACGCTGGACAACTTTCCCGGCAAGGGCCGGATCCACTTCGTCTGCAACTCCTGGGTCTACCCTGCCAACAAGTACAGATACGACCGCATCTTCTTCGCCAACACC ACGTACCTCCCGGGAGCCACGCCGGCGCCGCTGAATCCGTACAGAGAGGACGAGCTCCGACATTTGAGGGGAGATGACGTGACCTCGGAGCTGCAAGAATGGGACCGCGTCTATGGTTACGCAGTGTACAATGATCTCGGCACCCCCGACAACGCCAACTTGGTTCGGCCAATCCTTGGAGGGTCGGCGGTGTATCCTTACCCTCGGCGTGGCAAGACCAACCGTCCGATGACGAGGAAAG ATCCCAACACGGAGAGCAGACTGGGGACGTTGGACACCCTCAACGTTTACGTGCCCCGAGATGAGCGATTCGGACATGTTAAGATGGGCGACTTCCTCACTTACGGGATCAAGGCCATCGTCAACGGACTGCTCCCCGTTCTGGACGCCATCGTCAACATTACACCATTCGAGTTCGACTCGTTCGAGGACATCATGAGGCTCTACGAGGAAGGCATCCCAGTGCCCTACGTCCCCCTCTTTGATGAACTCAGACAGAGCATCCCGTTCGAGATGGTCAAGGAGGTGCTCCGCGTCCAAGGCGGGCAGCGTCTGCTGAAGCTCCCGAAGCCGCAGATCATCAAGT TCGATAAGTCTGCGTGGCGCACCGACGAAGAGTTCGCTCGCGAAATGGTTGCCGGCGTGCACCCTGTGCTGATCAAGCTTCTTAAGGTGTTCCCTCCTGTTAGCgagcttgatcctaacaggtacgGCAACCAAAACAGCACCATCACAGCAGCACATATCGAGGCCAACCTCGATGGGCTCACCGTTGATGAG GCACTGAGCAGCAACAGGCTCTTCATCTTGGACCACCATGACGTGTTCATGCCCTACATTGCACGGATAAACTCTACCGCACATAAGGCATACTCCACGAGGACTCTGTTGTTCCTTAAGGCGGACTCCACCCTGAAGCCACTGGCGATCGAGCTCAGCTTACCTCACCCGGACGGCGAGCAATACGGTGCTGTAAGCAAAGTGTACTCGGCGGCCGAGAATGGCGTGGATGGATCTCTCTGGCAATTGGCGAAGGCCTACGTCGGCGTCGTGGACGTCGGCGTCCACCAGCTCGTCAGCCACTG GCTTGGCACGCACGCAATCTTGGAGCCGTTCATCATCGCGACGAATCGACACCTCAGCGTGGTTCACCCGATCAACAAGCTTCTCACGCCTCACTATCGCGACACCATGAACATAAACGCCTTGGCTCGCCAGTCGCTCATCAATGCCGATGGCATCCTCGAGAAGACATCTGTACAAGGCAAGTTCTCCTTGGAGTACTCCTCCTGGGTTTACAAGAACCACTGGAACTTCGTCGACCAAGCTCTCCCCGATGATCTGGTCAAGAG AGGAGTAGCAGTAAGGGATCAAAACGGTGAGCTTTCCCTGCTGATCAAAGACTACCCGTATGCGGAGGACGGCCTACAGATATGGAAGGCGATCGAGACGTGGGTCACCGAGTACTGTGCAATTTATTACCCGAGCGACGATGCTCTGAGGGCTGACTCCGAGCTCCAGGCCTGGTGGAAGGAGATTCGCGACGTGGGTCACGGCGACAAGAAGGATGAGGCATGGTGGCCCAAGATGGAGACCGTTTTCGAGCTGACGCAGTCATGCACCACCATCATCTGGTTGGCCTCGGCCTTCCACGCCGTCATCAACTTCGGGCAGTACCCCTACGGAGGCTACGTTCCCAACCGCCCCACCATCAGCAGGCGCCTCGTGCCGGAACCAGGCACGCCGGAGCACGACCTGCTGGAGAAGAACCCGGACAAGGTGTTCCTGAGGACGATAAGCAGTCAGTACCAGACCATCATCGGCGTCTCGCTGCTGGAGATCCTGTCGACCCACGCGTCAGACGAGGTGTACTTGGGCCAGCGTGACACGTCGGAGTGGACAACGGACCGGAAGGCGCTGGAAGCGTTCCAACGATTCGGGAAGGCGTTGAAGTCGATCGAGGATGACATCAACAAGAAGAACGCGGACCCGAGTCTGAAGAACCGCAATGGCCCGGCCAAGATGCCCTTCACCTTGCTCTTCCCGAGCAGTGAGGTTGGGATCACCGGGAAGGGGATCCCCAATAGCGTGTCCATCTAG